A part of Zonotrichia leucophrys gambelii isolate GWCS_2022_RI chromosome 7, RI_Zleu_2.0, whole genome shotgun sequence genomic DNA contains:
- the FAM171B gene encoding protein FAM171B isoform X1 yields the protein MPGTCGRLSALLPGLLLMVVMMMMMGRPPPATAAAAATRPQQQRAALPGGAPAAASAGSVFTLKVQVNDIISHQYLRQAVVEVFVNYTLTNSTLTGNNGAVLIKVPYKLGLSLTIVSYKDGYLLTPLPWKTARMPIYSSVTLSLFPQSQANIWLFEDTVLITGKLSDAKSQPSVQFPKSLMKLPSNHIANVTAYLTVPEQFLKVDSFLYTTGIILNKSGFKSMELTPLTAVCVNVLLAGKEVNIKGPIQVTLPLPTTAVKSGDAVPAWTFDMKIGAWVNRGLGVVKEVDGQSVWTYTAQHLGYWIAAPLPGARESIISAVSKDITAYHTVFLTAILGGTVVIIIGFFAVLLCYCRDKCHRTQKKEKNSTKLEVIKKDQTTSTTHINHISAVKGTLKLEDKSQLYTPKISSYSPQRRLSMDTEDGKSQDNFKIYSEDASYQSSCQTGQAGNSAHSVEPSAGVRLLQQPKHSNSTISQAPRDIPDQNRYLSLKEEMYGLSHIPEHLMHIYNQPIAILQTSDLFHSPEQLHPAKSATLPRKGQLVYGPMLEPMTRDNYMQTLPKMPVHSHPQPSACRDESSALDGEEGLPSQASNWGRYTNSLLESVSVPGTLNEAVVMTPFSSELQGISEQTLLELSKGKPSPHPRAWFVSLDGKPIAQVRHSFIDLKKGKKTESNDTSLDSGVDMNEHHPSRKLEREKTFIKSMPHSKILYLEDLDLSCSESGTTVCTPEDQAVRHIMEGGNGPVLEQHNEEGLRKKSLPGSHESGIPSAKKRDRPPLMKRDSKTNIWKKREERPLIPIN from the exons caGGATCTGTTTTCACCCTAAAAGTTCAAGTAAATGACATCATCAGCCATCAGTACCTGCGCCAGGCGGTGGTCGAGGTGTTTGTTAACTACACCCTGACAAATTCCACTCTCACTGGGAACAATGGAGCAGTGTTGATAAAAGTCCCCTACAAACTGGGATTAAGCTTAACTATTGTCTCATACAAGGATGGCTACCTGCTGACACCTTTGCCTTGGAAGACTGCGAGGATGCCAA TCTACTCATCCGTGACACTCTCATTATTCCCACAAAGTCAAGCTAATATATGGCTGTTTGAAGATACTGTCTTAATTACTGGAAAACTGTCTG ATGCCAAATCCCAACCGAGTGTTCAGTTTCCAAAATCTTTAATGAAGCTTCCATCAAATCACATTGCAAATGTTACAGCCTATCTGACAGTGCCAGAGCAATTTTTGAAAGTGGACAGCTTTCTCTATACAACAGGAATTATTCTGAATAAATCAG GTTTCAAAAGCATGGAATTAACTCCTCTTACTGCCGTATGTGTAAATGTTCTGTTGGCTGGGAAAGAAGTGAACATAAAGGGTCCCATTCAGGTTACCCTTCCTCTTCCCACAACTGCTGTAAAATCAGGAGATGCTGTACCTGCCTGGACATTTGATATGAAAATTG gtgCTTGGGTGAACCGTGGGCTGGGAGTGGTGAAGGAGGTGGATGGCCAGTCCGTGTGGACATACACTGCTCAGCACTTGGGCTACTGGATTGCAGCTCCACTGCCTGGAGCAAGAG AATCCATTATTAGTGCTGTTTCCAAGGACATAACAGCCTATCATACCGTGTTCCTTACGGCCATACTGGGAGGAACTGTTGTCATTATCATTggattttttgctgttcttcttTGTTACTGCAG GGATAAATGCCATCGGacacagaagaaggaaaaaaactcaaCCAAGCTGGAGGTGATAAAGAAAGACCAGACAACATCAACAACTCACATAAATCACATCAGTGCTGTCAAAGGGACTTTAAAGCTGGAGGATAAGTCACAGTTATATACACCGAAGATTTCTTCATATAGCCCTCAAAGGAGGCTGTCCATGGACACAGAAGATGGAAAATCACAGGACAATTTTAAAATCTACTCAGAGGATGCTTCTTATCAATCCTCCTGTCAGACTGGTCAGGCAGGAAATTCAGCCCATTCAGTGGAGCCCAGTGCTGGAGTGAGGCTTTTACAGCAGCCAAAGCACAGTAACAGTACTATTTCCCAGGCTCCTAGGGACATTCCAGACCAAAACAGGTACCTTTCACTGAAAGAGGAGATGTATGGGCTTTCCCATATCCCAGAACATCTAATGCATATTTACAATCAGCCTATTGCTATTCTTCAAACCTCAGACCTTTTCCACTCCCCAGAACAACTGCATCCCGCTAAATCAGCAACTTTGCCAAGGAAAGGGCAGCTGGTGTACGGCCCCATGTTGGAACCCATGACTCGAGACAATTACATGCAAACACTCCCCAAAATGCCAGTGCACTCTCATCCCCAGCCTTCTGCCTGCAGAGATGAGAGCAGCGCCCTGGATGGTGAAGAGGGCTTGCCTTCCCAAGCATCCAACTGGGGCAGGTACACCAACAGCTTGCTGGAATCTGTCTCTGTTCCTGGGACCCTGAATGAAGCCGTGGTAATGACTCCCTTTTCATCTGAACTTCAAGGGATTTCAGAGCAAACACTGCTGGAGCTCTCTAAAGGAAAACCATCTCCGCATCCTCGAGCGTGGTTTGTGTCCTTGGATGGAAAGCCAATTGCTCAAGTGAGGCATTCTTTCATAGATctgaaaaagggcaaaaaaactGAGAGTAATGATACCAGTCTTGACTCTGGTGTGGACATGAATGAGCATCATCCTAGCAGGAAactggagagagagaaaacttTCATTAAAAGCATGCCACATTCCAAGATTCTTTACTTGGAAGATCTGGATCTGAGTTGTAGTGAAAGTGGGACCACTGTTTGCACTCCAGAGGACCAGGCTGTGAGACACATCATGGAAGGAGGGAACGGGCCCGTCCTAGAACAACATAATGAGGAAGGTCTAAGGAAAAAATCTCTGCCAGGAAGTCATGAATCTGGTATCCCTTCTGCTAAAAAAAGGGATAGACCACCTCTCATGAAAAGAGATAGCAAAACCAATAtctggaagaaaagagaggagaggCCACTTATTCCtataaattaa
- the FAM171B gene encoding protein FAM171B isoform X2 — translation MPGTCGRLSALLPGLLLMVVMMMMMGRPPPATAAAAATRPQQQRAALPGGAPAAASGSVFTLKVQVNDIISHQYLRQAVVEVFVNYTLTNSTLTGNNGAVLIKVPYKLGLSLTIVSYKDGYLLTPLPWKTARMPIYSSVTLSLFPQSQANIWLFEDTVLITGKLSDAKSQPSVQFPKSLMKLPSNHIANVTAYLTVPEQFLKVDSFLYTTGIILNKSGFKSMELTPLTAVCVNVLLAGKEVNIKGPIQVTLPLPTTAVKSGDAVPAWTFDMKIGAWVNRGLGVVKEVDGQSVWTYTAQHLGYWIAAPLPGARESIISAVSKDITAYHTVFLTAILGGTVVIIIGFFAVLLCYCRDKCHRTQKKEKNSTKLEVIKKDQTTSTTHINHISAVKGTLKLEDKSQLYTPKISSYSPQRRLSMDTEDGKSQDNFKIYSEDASYQSSCQTGQAGNSAHSVEPSAGVRLLQQPKHSNSTISQAPRDIPDQNRYLSLKEEMYGLSHIPEHLMHIYNQPIAILQTSDLFHSPEQLHPAKSATLPRKGQLVYGPMLEPMTRDNYMQTLPKMPVHSHPQPSACRDESSALDGEEGLPSQASNWGRYTNSLLESVSVPGTLNEAVVMTPFSSELQGISEQTLLELSKGKPSPHPRAWFVSLDGKPIAQVRHSFIDLKKGKKTESNDTSLDSGVDMNEHHPSRKLEREKTFIKSMPHSKILYLEDLDLSCSESGTTVCTPEDQAVRHIMEGGNGPVLEQHNEEGLRKKSLPGSHESGIPSAKKRDRPPLMKRDSKTNIWKKREERPLIPIN, via the exons GATCTGTTTTCACCCTAAAAGTTCAAGTAAATGACATCATCAGCCATCAGTACCTGCGCCAGGCGGTGGTCGAGGTGTTTGTTAACTACACCCTGACAAATTCCACTCTCACTGGGAACAATGGAGCAGTGTTGATAAAAGTCCCCTACAAACTGGGATTAAGCTTAACTATTGTCTCATACAAGGATGGCTACCTGCTGACACCTTTGCCTTGGAAGACTGCGAGGATGCCAA TCTACTCATCCGTGACACTCTCATTATTCCCACAAAGTCAAGCTAATATATGGCTGTTTGAAGATACTGTCTTAATTACTGGAAAACTGTCTG ATGCCAAATCCCAACCGAGTGTTCAGTTTCCAAAATCTTTAATGAAGCTTCCATCAAATCACATTGCAAATGTTACAGCCTATCTGACAGTGCCAGAGCAATTTTTGAAAGTGGACAGCTTTCTCTATACAACAGGAATTATTCTGAATAAATCAG GTTTCAAAAGCATGGAATTAACTCCTCTTACTGCCGTATGTGTAAATGTTCTGTTGGCTGGGAAAGAAGTGAACATAAAGGGTCCCATTCAGGTTACCCTTCCTCTTCCCACAACTGCTGTAAAATCAGGAGATGCTGTACCTGCCTGGACATTTGATATGAAAATTG gtgCTTGGGTGAACCGTGGGCTGGGAGTGGTGAAGGAGGTGGATGGCCAGTCCGTGTGGACATACACTGCTCAGCACTTGGGCTACTGGATTGCAGCTCCACTGCCTGGAGCAAGAG AATCCATTATTAGTGCTGTTTCCAAGGACATAACAGCCTATCATACCGTGTTCCTTACGGCCATACTGGGAGGAACTGTTGTCATTATCATTggattttttgctgttcttcttTGTTACTGCAG GGATAAATGCCATCGGacacagaagaaggaaaaaaactcaaCCAAGCTGGAGGTGATAAAGAAAGACCAGACAACATCAACAACTCACATAAATCACATCAGTGCTGTCAAAGGGACTTTAAAGCTGGAGGATAAGTCACAGTTATATACACCGAAGATTTCTTCATATAGCCCTCAAAGGAGGCTGTCCATGGACACAGAAGATGGAAAATCACAGGACAATTTTAAAATCTACTCAGAGGATGCTTCTTATCAATCCTCCTGTCAGACTGGTCAGGCAGGAAATTCAGCCCATTCAGTGGAGCCCAGTGCTGGAGTGAGGCTTTTACAGCAGCCAAAGCACAGTAACAGTACTATTTCCCAGGCTCCTAGGGACATTCCAGACCAAAACAGGTACCTTTCACTGAAAGAGGAGATGTATGGGCTTTCCCATATCCCAGAACATCTAATGCATATTTACAATCAGCCTATTGCTATTCTTCAAACCTCAGACCTTTTCCACTCCCCAGAACAACTGCATCCCGCTAAATCAGCAACTTTGCCAAGGAAAGGGCAGCTGGTGTACGGCCCCATGTTGGAACCCATGACTCGAGACAATTACATGCAAACACTCCCCAAAATGCCAGTGCACTCTCATCCCCAGCCTTCTGCCTGCAGAGATGAGAGCAGCGCCCTGGATGGTGAAGAGGGCTTGCCTTCCCAAGCATCCAACTGGGGCAGGTACACCAACAGCTTGCTGGAATCTGTCTCTGTTCCTGGGACCCTGAATGAAGCCGTGGTAATGACTCCCTTTTCATCTGAACTTCAAGGGATTTCAGAGCAAACACTGCTGGAGCTCTCTAAAGGAAAACCATCTCCGCATCCTCGAGCGTGGTTTGTGTCCTTGGATGGAAAGCCAATTGCTCAAGTGAGGCATTCTTTCATAGATctgaaaaagggcaaaaaaactGAGAGTAATGATACCAGTCTTGACTCTGGTGTGGACATGAATGAGCATCATCCTAGCAGGAAactggagagagagaaaacttTCATTAAAAGCATGCCACATTCCAAGATTCTTTACTTGGAAGATCTGGATCTGAGTTGTAGTGAAAGTGGGACCACTGTTTGCACTCCAGAGGACCAGGCTGTGAGACACATCATGGAAGGAGGGAACGGGCCCGTCCTAGAACAACATAATGAGGAAGGTCTAAGGAAAAAATCTCTGCCAGGAAGTCATGAATCTGGTATCCCTTCTGCTAAAAAAAGGGATAGACCACCTCTCATGAAAAGAGATAGCAAAACCAATAtctggaagaaaagagaggagaggCCACTTATTCCtataaattaa